Proteins from a genomic interval of Xanthomonas sp. AM6:
- a CDS encoding catalase family peroxidase, producing the protein MSHPDPTLPPPRARPWLPLAAIAAIAAALAAAFAWSAGWLGGPQRLTAQRMTDAIEAGGPPHPGFRRAHSKGMCVSGHFEGNGQASALSSARVFAQASVPVLGRMSIGGGDPHGADASARVRSMALLLRSDDGQQWRTAMNSFPFFVVATPEGFMAQTLAAQPDPATGKPDPAKMAAFLQRYPEAKKFQQWAKTAPWSDSWANTQYNGVNAFRFTAADGSSHFVRWSMRPQTAFKELSAAQRAQADADFLGEDLQARLARGPLRWDLVLTVAAPGDPVNDPSQPWPQDRRQVVAGTLVLDHAEPQATGPCRDLNYDPLILPRGIAGSDDPILAARSAVYSHSFNRREREIGRGQAPEATGQAQGGAR; encoded by the coding sequence ATGTCCCATCCCGATCCCACTTTGCCGCCGCCACGCGCCCGGCCCTGGCTGCCGCTGGCGGCCATCGCCGCGATCGCCGCCGCGCTCGCCGCCGCCTTCGCCTGGAGCGCCGGCTGGCTGGGCGGGCCGCAGCGCTTGACCGCGCAGCGCATGACCGACGCCATCGAGGCCGGCGGTCCGCCGCATCCGGGCTTCCGCCGCGCGCACAGCAAGGGCATGTGCGTGAGCGGGCATTTCGAAGGCAACGGCCAGGCCAGCGCGCTGTCCTCGGCGCGGGTGTTCGCCCAGGCCTCGGTGCCGGTGCTGGGACGGATGTCGATCGGCGGCGGCGACCCGCACGGCGCCGACGCCAGCGCGCGGGTGCGCAGCATGGCGCTGCTGCTGCGCAGCGACGACGGCCAGCAGTGGCGCACGGCGATGAACAGTTTCCCGTTCTTCGTGGTGGCCACGCCGGAAGGCTTCATGGCGCAGACCCTGGCCGCGCAGCCGGACCCGGCCACCGGCAAGCCGGACCCGGCGAAGATGGCCGCGTTCCTGCAGCGCTATCCGGAAGCCAAGAAATTCCAGCAGTGGGCCAAGACCGCGCCGTGGTCGGACAGCTGGGCCAACACCCAGTACAACGGGGTCAACGCGTTCCGCTTCACCGCCGCCGATGGCAGCAGCCATTTCGTGCGCTGGTCGATGCGGCCGCAGACCGCGTTCAAGGAATTGTCCGCGGCGCAGCGTGCGCAGGCCGACGCCGATTTCCTCGGCGAGGACCTGCAGGCGCGGCTGGCCCGCGGTCCGCTGCGCTGGGACCTGGTGCTGACCGTCGCCGCGCCCGGGGACCCGGTGAACGATCCGTCGCAACCCTGGCCGCAGGACCGGCGGCAGGTGGTCGCCGGCACCCTGGTGCTCGATCACGCCGAGCCGCAGGCCACTGGCCCGTGCCGCGACCTCAACTACGATCCGCTGATCCTGCCGCGCGGCATCGCCGGCTCCGACGATCCGATCCTGGCCGCGCGCTCGGCGGTGTATTCGCATTCGTTCAACCGCCGCGAGCGCGAGATCGGCCGCGGCCAGGCGCCCGAGGCCACCGGCCAGGCGCAGGGAGGTGCGCGATGA
- a CDS encoding cytochrome b, which produces MSRANRTGHFNATARVLHWLMAAMILTMLFVGVGMVASVSQRPWLLDLHRPLGIAILLLAIVRLGNRLRHRPPPLPADLPAWQKVAAHASHWLLYALMLAMPLLGWSLLSAGGYPIVLWPGMQLPPIAPHDPALYAWLRSAHGWLAYLLFATVLGHLCAALFHAWVRRDGVFSSMARGGGAPVMVVEQAPRREEA; this is translated from the coding sequence ATGAGCCGCGCGAACCGGACCGGCCACTTCAACGCCACCGCGCGCGTGCTGCACTGGCTGATGGCGGCGATGATCCTGACCATGCTGTTCGTCGGCGTGGGCATGGTCGCCTCGGTGTCGCAGCGGCCGTGGCTGCTCGACCTCCACCGTCCGCTGGGCATCGCGATCTTGCTGCTGGCGATCGTGCGCCTGGGCAACCGCCTGCGCCACCGGCCGCCGCCGCTGCCGGCGGACCTGCCGGCCTGGCAGAAGGTGGCGGCGCACGCCTCGCACTGGTTGCTGTACGCGCTGATGCTGGCGATGCCGCTGCTCGGCTGGTCGCTGCTGTCGGCCGGCGGCTATCCGATCGTGCTGTGGCCGGGCATGCAGCTGCCGCCGATCGCGCCGCACGATCCGGCACTGTACGCGTGGCTGCGCAGCGCGCATGGCTGGCTGGCGTACCTGCTGTTCGCCACGGTGCTGGGGCATCTGTGCGCGGCGCTGTTCCATGCCTGGGTGCGGCGCGACGGGGTGTTTTCGAGCATGGCGCGGGGTGGCGGGGCGCCGGTGATGGTGGTCGAGCAGGCGCCGCGGCGGGAGGAGGCTTAG